Proteins encoded by one window of Emticicia oligotrophica DSM 17448:
- a CDS encoding IS5 family transposase — translation MEILSKNTIEQYILPNLSIGLRGKECEIEQLTAIVSAILYRLKTGCQWRQLPVKQFFNNKVLTWQGVYYHFNEWVKDGSWTKVWINILASNYSYLDLSCIQLDGSHTLAKRGGEAVGYQGRKASKTTNLLFLADNQGQMLACASPQEGKHNDLYNIQELFEELCQMLIKAGINLRGLFLNADAGFDSKEFRQICKNKEIEANIDVNSRNNKIENQSTEYQHFDEELYKRRVLIEHANAWMDSFKALLVRFETKAINWVALNLLAFSVRFLRKIKYKS, via the coding sequence GTGGAAATCTTGAGTAAAAATACGATTGAACAATATATATTACCAAATTTAAGTATTGGTTTACGTGGAAAAGAGTGTGAAATAGAACAGTTGACAGCTATTGTTTCAGCAATTTTATATCGTTTGAAAACAGGTTGTCAATGGCGTCAACTGCCAGTAAAGCAATTTTTTAATAATAAGGTTTTAACATGGCAAGGAGTCTATTATCACTTTAATGAATGGGTCAAGGACGGCTCTTGGACAAAAGTTTGGATAAATATTTTAGCATCAAACTATTCATATTTAGACTTATCTTGTATCCAACTTGATGGTAGTCATACACTTGCCAAACGTGGAGGTGAAGCTGTTGGGTATCAAGGTCGAAAAGCATCAAAAACAACTAATTTGCTCTTTTTAGCTGATAATCAGGGACAAATGTTGGCATGTGCCAGCCCACAAGAAGGAAAACACAACGACCTTTATAATATTCAGGAACTCTTTGAAGAACTGTGTCAAATGCTCATAAAAGCAGGAATTAATCTCAGAGGCCTTTTTCTAAATGCTGATGCTGGATTCGATAGCAAAGAATTTCGTCAAATTTGTAAAAATAAAGAAATTGAAGCCAATATTGATGTTAATTCTCGAAATAACAAAATAGAAAATCAATCTACTGAATATCAGCATTTTGATGAAGAGTTATACAAACGACGAGTACTCATTGAGCACGCTAATGCTTGGATGGATAGTTTCAAAGCATTACTTGTCAGGTTTGAAACGAAAGCAATTAACTGGGTGGCTTTAAATTTATTGGCATTCTCAGTTCGTTTTTTACGAAAAATTAAATATAAAAGTTAA
- a CDS encoding tyrosine-type recombinase/integrase — MSAESEKLLRELENYLRAKRYSPRTVNNYSYEIRYLLSHYSDRSAYSLVQTDIINYLTYIQEQFNASWGKCHTAAQAMSCFFQHILQLPAIRARSFYPLKRQVYPNILSQQEVGMVLNCCEILQHKAIVSVFYGTGVRLSELQHLKLSDLDRPNLRLRVSHGKGNKERYTLLSEKLLSLLEEYWRAYRPKVYLFEGRLVGKPMKARTIQFHVASAMGRAGLLSPERRLSCHTLRHSFATHLLDAGTDVHTIQQLLGHSHISTTMVYLHLQESKRRNIINPVDSFL; from the coding sequence TTGAGTGCTGAGTCGGAGAAGCTTTTGCGAGAATTAGAAAATTACCTCAGAGCTAAACGCTATTCCCCACGCACGGTCAATAATTACAGCTATGAGATTCGGTATTTGCTGAGTCATTATTCCGACCGCTCGGCCTATAGTCTGGTTCAGACCGACATCATCAATTACCTGACTTACATCCAAGAGCAATTCAATGCATCGTGGGGCAAATGTCATACCGCCGCCCAGGCAATGAGTTGCTTTTTTCAACACATTCTTCAACTACCAGCCATCCGAGCACGCTCATTTTATCCCCTCAAACGACAAGTGTACCCCAATATACTCAGTCAGCAAGAGGTGGGAATGGTTTTAAATTGTTGTGAAATCTTGCAACACAAGGCCATTGTATCAGTTTTTTATGGAACGGGCGTTCGCCTGAGTGAATTACAACACCTGAAATTGAGCGACCTTGATAGACCCAATTTACGGCTTCGAGTATCCCATGGCAAGGGTAATAAAGAACGCTACACCTTACTTTCAGAGAAGTTATTGAGTTTATTAGAAGAATATTGGCGAGCGTACCGCCCCAAAGTTTACCTTTTTGAGGGGCGACTGGTAGGCAAGCCCATGAAGGCTCGAACGATTCAGTTTCATGTAGCCAGTGCTATGGGTCGAGCGGGCTTGTTGAGTCCCGAGCGTCGATTGTCATGTCATACTTTGCGTCATAGTTTTGCTACCCACCTGCTGGATGCCGGCACCGACGTCCATACGATTCAGCAGTTGTTGGGTCATTCTCACATCTCCACGACGATGGTGTATTTACATCTGCAAGAGAGCAAACGTCGCAATATCATCAATCCTGTAGATAGCTTTCTTTGA
- a CDS encoding IS91 family transposase: protein MNKQESLQGVFSKAQRMVFNSYSKSVFGQLSTCRTLSNGYHLSQCSDCGHQQMQFHGCGNRHCLFCGHFGREQWVGQRRAELLPTTYYHVVFTLPHELNGLVMGNRTLLYNLLLESSSQTLIQFGKDPKYLGAEIGITSVLHTWGQNLSFHPHVHCIVSGGGFDGNQWQNSKRVSGKFLFPVGAMKIVFKGILMKGLRKLRPKLRLDKLNFEDLLSQIGQKAWNVYAKRPFGGAMGVLEYLGRYTHRIAISSSRITEVGQTTVSFNYKDYADGSKVKQMTLSHEEFLRRFEQHILPRYFVKIRHYGYLRNRGKQERLKQILASLQLSERKPIPKLTVEQFMQEKYGTGLGKCPCCGEGRMVSIAVIYSFRCEPIQASFQVRNKASPV from the coding sequence ATGAATAAGCAAGAAAGTTTACAAGGGGTTTTTAGCAAAGCACAAAGAATGGTCTTTAATTCATACTCCAAGAGCGTTTTTGGTCAACTGAGCACTTGCCGCACCCTTTCCAATGGCTATCATCTGAGTCAATGCAGCGATTGTGGGCATCAGCAGATGCAGTTTCATGGCTGTGGGAATCGGCATTGTCTGTTTTGTGGACACTTCGGTCGAGAGCAATGGGTCGGCCAACGTCGAGCAGAATTATTGCCAACGACTTACTATCACGTGGTCTTTACGCTGCCTCATGAATTGAATGGCTTGGTGATGGGCAATCGTACTTTACTATATAATTTGTTATTGGAGTCATCCTCTCAGACGCTCATACAGTTTGGTAAAGACCCCAAATATTTGGGTGCTGAAATTGGTATAACGTCGGTACTGCACACGTGGGGCCAGAATTTGTCGTTTCATCCGCATGTTCACTGCATTGTCAGTGGGGGAGGATTTGACGGAAATCAATGGCAAAATAGTAAGCGAGTAAGTGGGAAGTTTCTGTTTCCAGTGGGAGCAATGAAGATAGTCTTCAAGGGCATTTTGATGAAAGGTTTGCGAAAACTACGGCCCAAACTACGACTTGATAAGCTTAATTTTGAAGACTTATTAAGTCAGATTGGTCAGAAAGCGTGGAATGTGTATGCCAAACGGCCCTTTGGTGGAGCGATGGGGGTTTTAGAATACTTAGGTAGATACACTCACCGAATCGCCATCAGTAGTAGTCGCATCACCGAGGTAGGGCAAACGACGGTGAGTTTTAACTACAAAGACTACGCCGATGGGAGTAAAGTCAAACAAATGACGCTGAGTCATGAAGAATTCCTACGTCGTTTTGAGCAGCATATCCTTCCGAGGTATTTTGTTAAGATTAGACATTATGGATATTTACGCAACCGAGGTAAGCAAGAACGGCTCAAACAGATACTTGCGAGCCTGCAATTATCGGAGCGGAAGCCTATACCCAAGCTAACTGTTGAGCAGTTTATGCAGGAAAAATACGGGACAGGCCTTGGAAAGTGTCCATGTTGTGGGGAAGGAAGAATGGTCTCGATAGCCGTGATTTATAGTTTTCGTTGCGAGCCAATACAAGCATCATTCCAAGTGAGAAACAAGGCTTCACCGGTGTAA
- a CDS encoding TonB family protein, with amino-acid sequence MKYISIIFILIWTVACQKPKTDLSNAVSRESEEIIDPIEEQPYYPGGIPDLFKYLGQNIKYPKNLNRNNITGKIFITFIINEDGSISDAKVIKGSLNKQLNNSVCSVINNMPKWVNNSKRKVKYTIPIKIEPE; translated from the coding sequence ATGAAATATATTTCAATAATTTTCATTCTCATATGGACAGTTGCTTGCCAAAAGCCTAAAACTGACCTATCAAATGCAGTTTCAAGAGAATCTGAAGAAATTATTGACCCAATAGAAGAACAACCTTATTATCCTGGCGGAATTCCAGACCTTTTCAAATACTTAGGTCAAAATATTAAATATCCGAAAAACTTAAATCGAAATAATATTACTGGAAAAATATTTATTACGTTTATAATTAATGAAGATGGCTCAATATCTGATGCAAAAGTTATTAAGGGCAGTTTAAATAAACAGTTAAACAACTCTGTTTGTAGTGTTATTAATAATATGCCAAAATGGGTAAATAATTCCAAGCGAAAAGTAAAGTACACAATTCCAATCAAAATCGAACCTGAGTAA
- a CDS encoding Txe/YoeB family addiction module toxin: MKYIFVDESWEDYIYWQNTDKKKVKRINELLKDISRNPFDGIGKPEPLKHKYSGFWSRRIDDEHRLIYRYENEEIHILKCRFHYD; this comes from the coding sequence ATGAAATATATTTTTGTAGATGAATCTTGGGAAGATTATATTTATTGGCAAAATACAGATAAAAAGAAGGTAAAAAGAATTAATGAGCTTTTGAAAGATATTTCAAGAAATCCTTTTGACGGAATTGGTAAACCCGAACCATTAAAACATAAATATTCTGGATTTTGGTCAAGAAGAATTGATGATGAACATCGCTTAATTTACAGATATGAAAATGAGGAAATCCATATTTTAAAATGCCGATTTCATTATGACTAA
- a CDS encoding type II toxin-antitoxin system Phd/YefM family antitoxin codes for MITANISDFRKDIKSYLDKVVQNFETLIINRGKDEGIVVMSLEEYNSLMATNHELSSRKNENRLDSAIEKFKNGKSFTKDLIEL; via the coding sequence ATGATAACAGCAAATATTTCTGACTTTAGAAAAGATATTAAATCTTACCTTGATAAGGTTGTCCAAAATTTTGAAACTTTAATTATCAATCGTGGCAAAGATGAGGGAATCGTAGTTATGTCTTTAGAAGAATACAACTCGCTGATGGCTACTAATCATGAGTTATCTTCTCGAAAAAATGAAAATAGATTAGATTCTGCCATCGAAAAGTTTAAAAATGGTAAATCATTTACAAAAGACTTAATTGAGTTATAA
- a CDS encoding caspase family protein, whose protein sequence is MVIGIDRYQNDKYKNLNNAVLGCEHLINELTQNYGFELIVEPIYNESATQKNIIEKLSSLQFSIFKEDNLIIYFAGHGQINTHTNKGAWIPFDASDSAVDYIPNILIKDKIEDIDAKHIFLISDSCFSGTFLTRSVNNNFDISYEKLDSKKSRWYLASGGIETVSDGKPGQGSPFTNSLIEQLTNNRNKYITILELSNEVILKTGNIANQQPVYGEIKNGGHENGQMILVRTDINKNKSSITENKISNEDFNIHMKTYGYFLGQSKTLDTIENKFPQLRRDVLKVKTEWAITYSTSPENIVEKLRGILGDSWEKYEDMVTKHFEKYLKNDDISFEEAIEFLKEVSLRANGEIPSPILECLLANKTEYRIDPIKEFINNFRKTLKSNNNEKSTGFDFQVEIPLSWTVKEGKRPHVLWLTNNFDKTVLATFTVVSNPDIIQENWTREMLKEIADIKLNSEYIYEMIASEKINKISEKRIIIDGCHGIILEFEDEFKRIDYNATFYFKQYFITYKHFDLIVSFQIDKKYIDLNKAKEVYSQFFNLIMNSLIINKF, encoded by the coding sequence ATGGTAATTGGAATAGATAGATACCAAAATGATAAATATAAAAATCTTAATAATGCGGTATTGGGTTGTGAACATTTAATAAATGAACTCACTCAAAATTACGGTTTTGAATTGATTGTTGAACCTATTTATAATGAATCTGCAACACAAAAAAATATTATTGAGAAATTATCATCTTTGCAATTCTCAATTTTTAAAGAAGATAATTTAATAATATACTTTGCAGGGCATGGACAAATAAATACACATACTAACAAAGGGGCTTGGATACCATTTGATGCTTCTGATTCAGCGGTAGATTATATTCCAAATATTCTAATCAAAGATAAAATTGAAGATATAGATGCTAAGCACATATTCTTGATTTCTGACTCTTGTTTTTCTGGAACTTTTCTTACCAGAAGTGTTAATAATAACTTTGATATAAGCTACGAAAAATTAGATTCAAAAAAATCAAGATGGTATTTAGCATCAGGAGGGATTGAAACTGTGTCGGATGGAAAACCTGGACAAGGTAGCCCATTTACCAACTCCTTAATTGAGCAACTTACAAATAATCGAAATAAATATATAACTATTCTTGAACTATCAAATGAGGTAATTCTAAAAACAGGTAATATTGCTAATCAACAACCTGTTTATGGAGAAATTAAAAATGGTGGACACGAAAATGGACAAATGATATTAGTCCGAACAGATATTAATAAAAATAAATCATCAATTACTGAAAATAAAATATCAAATGAAGATTTTAATATTCATATGAAAACATATGGATATTTTTTAGGCCAAAGTAAGACGCTTGATACAATTGAGAATAAATTCCCTCAATTGCGAAGAGATGTTCTTAAGGTAAAAACCGAATGGGCTATAACCTATAGTACTTCACCTGAAAATATAGTTGAGAAATTAAGAGGAATCTTAGGAGATAGTTGGGAGAAATATGAAGATATGGTTACAAAACACTTCGAAAAATATTTAAAAAATGATGATATATCTTTTGAAGAAGCCATTGAATTTTTGAAGGAAGTATCATTAAGAGCTAATGGAGAAATACCATCTCCAATATTAGAGTGTTTATTGGCAAATAAAACAGAATATCGCATTGACCCAATAAAAGAATTTATAAATAATTTTCGTAAAACTCTTAAATCCAATAATAATGAAAAATCCACAGGTTTTGATTTTCAAGTTGAAATACCGTTGAGTTGGACAGTTAAAGAAGGTAAGCGTCCGCATGTCTTATGGTTGACAAATAACTTTGATAAAACTGTATTAGCAACTTTTACAGTTGTATCGAATCCAGACATTATTCAAGAAAACTGGACGAGGGAAATGTTGAAAGAAATTGCAGATATTAAGCTCAATTCTGAATATATTTATGAAATGATTGCAAGTGAAAAAATTAATAAAATAAGTGAAAAACGTATTATTATTGATGGATGTCATGGTATAATTTTAGAATTTGAAGATGAATTTAAGAGAATAGATTACAATGCTACTTTCTATTTCAAGCAATATTTCATTACATATAAACACTTTGACCTAATTGTAAGTTTTCAAATTGATAAAAAATACATTGATTTGAATAAAGCAAAAGAAGTGTACTCTCAATTCTTTAACTTAATTATGAATAGTTTAATAATTAATAAATTTTAA
- a CDS encoding tyrosine-type recombinase/integrase translates to MIEVTKDTQNAHFLLVRFNDLSSNAIISKIPERRWSRSRKGWLVPNTRHNIVMIGKMFGKDKCKFSKELIIQYKPQVSNEEINQYFSKFAQRRWANRVSYNEAYKHPIIVELCRSLRVRNYSQKTISNYRSQMIRIINYFGNSNLQNISKSAFEKYLDFLVSKKGLSASSLNVIINTYKYYREKVLGQEPCEYFELPKIIKPKQLPSVLSKAEIEEILTRTKSLKYRTIFSLIYSTGMRIKEASTLKLSNINKYNKTILVKNGKGKKDRYVLLSDNILNLLREYYRTYRPKQYLFEDELTQEALSERSIQIVFKNVVNNCKINKQVSVHTLRHSFATHLLDAGVDIRHIQELLGHSNITTTMRYTHIHRDSLRYVRSPFDLLDINLID, encoded by the coding sequence ATGATTGAAGTTACTAAAGACACCCAAAACGCACACTTTCTTTTAGTTAGGTTCAATGACCTAAGTTCTAATGCAATAATTTCGAAAATTCCCGAACGCAGGTGGAGCCGATCAAGAAAAGGATGGCTTGTTCCGAACACTCGTCACAATATTGTAATGATTGGAAAAATGTTTGGCAAAGATAAATGCAAATTTTCGAAAGAACTGATTATTCAATACAAGCCACAAGTGAGTAATGAAGAAATTAACCAGTATTTCTCAAAGTTTGCCCAGCGGCGTTGGGCTAATCGGGTTTCTTACAATGAAGCTTATAAGCATCCGATTATTGTTGAATTATGTAGAAGTTTGAGGGTTAGAAATTACAGTCAAAAGACCATCAGTAATTATAGGAGTCAGATGATTCGAATAATTAATTATTTTGGTAATTCAAACCTCCAAAACATTTCAAAATCAGCCTTCGAAAAATACCTTGATTTCTTGGTCAGTAAAAAAGGTTTATCTGCTTCCTCGCTCAATGTAATCATCAACACCTACAAATATTACCGCGAAAAAGTATTAGGACAAGAACCATGTGAATATTTTGAACTTCCGAAAATAATCAAACCCAAACAATTACCATCAGTTTTAAGTAAAGCTGAAATTGAAGAGATTTTGACCCGCACAAAAAGTTTGAAATATCGAACAATTTTTAGTTTAATTTACTCAACGGGTATGCGAATTAAAGAAGCTAGTACCTTAAAATTAAGTAACATCAATAAGTATAATAAAACTATTTTGGTTAAAAATGGTAAAGGCAAAAAAGACCGATATGTTTTACTTTCGGATAATATTTTAAATCTTTTACGAGAATATTATCGTACCTACCGACCCAAACAATATTTATTTGAAGATGAGTTGACACAAGAAGCACTTAGCGAAAGAAGTATTCAGATTGTATTCAAAAACGTGGTTAATAACTGTAAAATAAACAAACAAGTGAGTGTTCATACCTTGCGACACAGCTTTGCCACTCACTTACTAGACGCTGGGGTTGATATCAGACATATACAAGAGTTATTGGGGCACAGTAATATTACAACAACGATGCGTTATACGCATATCCATCGAGATTCACTTAGATATGTTAGGAGTCCGTTCGACCTGCTCGACATCAATCTTATAGATTAG
- a CDS encoding Dna2/Cas4 domain-containing protein — translation MSNYLFSKTAYIKGVQCEKQLFLYKYHYKLQDPLSPEILAKFKGGHDFEDSYREKHFPFAVNIEKIAKNRNDYESLTKKALQKQVADIFEATFVYHDVLVMNDVLSRSSGQWEIQEIKNSAELKATHIQDIALQYYVTKGALEQELSAKLVLFDEIDSYKLIDVTEEVRALQVEIASNVKHFKNVLASSKIPEKAIGEQCEMPYKCSFWGYCHR, via the coding sequence ATGTCTAATTACCTTTTTTCAAAAACAGCCTATATCAAAGGTGTACAATGTGAAAAACAATTGTTTCTTTATAAATATCATTATAAGCTACAAGACCCGCTTAGCCCTGAAATTTTAGCAAAATTCAAAGGTGGTCACGATTTTGAAGATTCCTATCGTGAAAAGCATTTTCCATTTGCTGTAAATATTGAAAAGATTGCCAAGAACCGAAATGACTATGAAAGTCTGACCAAAAAAGCCTTACAAAAACAGGTTGCAGATATTTTTGAAGCTACTTTTGTTTATCATGATGTTTTGGTAATGAATGATGTGTTGAGTAGGAGCAGTGGCCAATGGGAAATTCAAGAAATTAAAAATAGTGCTGAGTTAAAAGCAACCCATATCCAAGATATTGCTTTGCAATATTATGTTACTAAAGGAGCTTTAGAACAAGAATTATCTGCCAAACTTGTCCTTTTTGATGAAATAGATAGTTATAAACTGATTGATGTAACCGAAGAAGTAAGAGCTTTGCAAGTTGAAATTGCAAGTAATGTCAAGCATTTTAAAAATGTGTTAGCCTCGTCAAAAATTCCTGAAAAAGCGATTGGCGAACAATGTGAAATGCCTTATAAATGTAGTTTTTGGGGATATTGTCATCGTTGA
- a CDS encoding lytic transglycosylase domain-containing protein, giving the protein MKIANKILVLTSFLGCASLTTIAQSIIPEEAITVSVEDSLIETEETKGVESFIPTADVNKVREGFQNLQRSIPLQYNSIVHSFVDYFIFKKPSFTKRMLEKKNFYFPIFEKYLAKYNMPDELKYLSMLESGLNPKAISHAKAVGLWQFMKPTGKDFGLRVDEYVDERMDIEKSTEAACKYFRQLYNIFGDWELVLASYNTGPGNLRRAIRRAGNITNYWQLHPYLHRDTRAYVPQFTAIMYMMHHAGDYGIFPEEVMEHEPVEKILIDGYLDLETFSNVSGISLDDIQKHNPSILKGVLPQHSRGFELRIPAQSYAFFEANRQMILDSAQKLNGVSVMLADASSGKSSNVASSKSSDGILIIGDPKYTTLSSTNEPIEEVEPEKEEEEIKKIRKVKKRTYTVRRGDVLNRIADKFDVDMYDLKTWNNLKSSKIMVGQRLVILDDVEEVVEVERTIKEERKSKKVIEKSKPKYHIVQRGDTLWSISQRYGGISIEKIKKINGLRSNSVKKGQKLKIV; this is encoded by the coding sequence ATGAAGATAGCCAACAAAATCCTTGTCCTAACGAGTTTTTTAGGTTGTGCCTCCCTTACAACAATAGCACAATCAATTATACCAGAAGAGGCAATTACGGTTTCAGTAGAAGATTCCTTGATTGAAACAGAAGAAACTAAAGGCGTAGAAAGTTTCATTCCTACAGCCGATGTAAATAAAGTAAGAGAAGGATTTCAGAACCTACAACGTTCTATTCCGCTTCAATACAATTCAATCGTACATAGTTTTGTAGATTATTTTATCTTTAAAAAGCCTAGTTTTACGAAACGAATGCTTGAAAAGAAGAACTTTTACTTTCCAATTTTTGAAAAATATTTGGCCAAATATAATATGCCCGACGAGCTTAAGTATCTTTCGATGCTTGAATCGGGACTAAATCCCAAAGCCATTTCTCATGCCAAAGCCGTTGGTTTGTGGCAATTTATGAAGCCTACTGGTAAAGATTTTGGTTTAAGAGTTGATGAATACGTTGATGAACGTATGGATATTGAAAAATCGACAGAGGCTGCTTGTAAATATTTCCGCCAATTATACAATATATTTGGTGATTGGGAACTTGTATTAGCTTCTTATAATACAGGCCCTGGTAATTTACGTCGTGCCATACGTCGTGCGGGTAATATTACTAATTATTGGCAATTACACCCATATCTACACCGCGATACACGTGCTTATGTACCTCAATTTACAGCAATTATGTACATGATGCATCATGCTGGAGACTATGGTATTTTTCCAGAGGAAGTAATGGAGCATGAGCCAGTTGAGAAAATTCTTATTGATGGCTATCTTGACCTTGAAACATTTTCGAATGTAAGTGGTATTAGTTTAGATGATATTCAGAAACATAATCCTTCCATTTTGAAGGGAGTTCTACCTCAACATTCAAGAGGATTTGAATTGAGAATTCCTGCTCAAAGTTATGCTTTTTTTGAGGCGAATCGACAAATGATTTTAGATTCAGCCCAAAAGCTCAATGGAGTATCAGTTATGCTAGCAGATGCCTCTTCGGGGAAATCATCTAATGTAGCTTCAAGTAAATCATCAGATGGTATTCTTATCATTGGAGACCCTAAATATACAACTTTAAGCAGTACAAATGAGCCAATCGAAGAAGTAGAACCAGAGAAGGAAGAAGAAGAAATTAAGAAAATCAGAAAGGTAAAGAAAAGAACTTATACGGTCAGACGCGGTGATGTATTGAATAGAATTGCAGATAAGTTTGATGTAGATATGTATGACCTCAAAACTTGGAATAACTTAAAGTCTTCCAAAATTATGGTAGGCCAGAGATTGGTCATCCTTGATGATGTTGAAGAGGTTGTGGAGGTTGAACGTACGATTAAAGAAGAAAGAAAATCGAAGAAAGTTATTGAAAAATCAAAACCGAAGTATCATATTGTACAAAGAGGTGATACCCTTTGGAGCATTTCACAACGCTACGGTGGTATTTCAATTGAAAAAATAAAGAAAATTAATGGCTTACGTTCAAATTCAGTAAAGAAAGGACAAAAGCTTAAAATTGTTTAA